taatttttaaaatgtaatttatgtTAATTACACTctatattaataaaaatgaagAATTGATATATTGTTCAAGTTTTATGAATGTTGGTCCATTTTATGTAGTTATATAGATAACAATCAATTTATCGATATAATGagctcattttttttttttgaaattttcataaattttaGCTTCAACTCTCTTTTTTTATgttgtatttattttattaaataagatCTTCGTCCAAAttcaaaaaaaacaaataataataataataccaaATATATATGTGTTTGAGTGAACCAAGAAACACGAAATGAGCGTAGAAATTTCTACTCCTTTATAATAAAAAGGCCAATGACACAAAAGGGCAAAAAatcaaacaagaaaaagaaCAGAAGATGGCCCCACCATCCCCCAAACATTCAAACAAACCAATCACTCTCATCTTTTACACACCTACTTTTCTTGATGGAAAATTTGCAACATTGATGTATCAAATCATAGAGACAGCCTTCCCCCTAATCCTATTGCATCAGCCTTTTCAGGATACTAAAAGAAAAAGCCACACTCTCTAAATGTCAGGTTTCAATGAAATATGGagagccaaaaaaaaaaaaagaaaaagattttAGAACAAAAAATGGGGGACTAATGGTCAAGATTCAAGAAAGTATATTCACATCCCACAACACAATGAAACACTATTGGCTATATTTAcagctatttttttttttaatcactgATTCTGATTCTTGTTTGGGACATCATCGATTTGGTCACTTTCTTTGAATTCAAGGCTTCTCCTGTTTGGTCCATAGAGCAAATTAGCAGACGAGTTTGTATCATCACCACCTTCAACTCTGTGTGAGCAGCTAGGTGATGACTTGGGGGACTTGATTTCTTGATTCGGTTTCAAGTTTCCCCACTCCAATCCCATTATTTGGTCATAGCAAGCAATGCAATCTTCCTGTAATAACAAATACATGAATACAATGTCGAAAAGGGTCATCGAAAAATATAGAAAAGGAAATAGGCGCTTTTTCGTTCTACTCTTTTGGGGACTAATACTTGTTTTCGATCTGTCCTGTCTGCGATATGTCGAAAACATCTATCCACTTGTTAGTTCTAAATGTTTTGGGACTCAATATCTAAAGATACACTATATCAGTCTCTATTGTTAGTGTTCAAAATGGTTTTAGTCTCTGTTATTTAGGACCAAAACCATTTTGGTTCATTCTTACATTGTAGTGGaccaaaataacataaaatcgaTGAATCGAGGGACCCTTTTTtcgcaaaataaacaagaaacgATTTTGGCCTTAATAAATTcaacaacaaaataaaataattgtctCACAATTTCAAGAACACCACTTGAAGTTAAAGGGCTGATCTTGAGACCCAATGCGACTCTTGTCAGTCCACTGTCCAATGCAACCAATGTGGCTGATGCGCCTATCACAGAAGGCTTGTGACACATTATTTTCTCGTCTGCAAACACAGATTCTATCCATGATTACACAGcagaaaaaaatttttaataaactgCTAATCAAACTTTTCGAATTCCACAAAAGggattgacaaaaaaaaaaaaaaaccaacttCTTGTTGCGTGTAAAATGAGTTCAACAATTCTTGAAACCCCatttcttgaactgtttccaTACAATTTCTTGACAAAGAAATGAATGAATTCCAAGGGAGTGACCAATGCCGTCCTC
This window of the Primulina tabacum isolate GXHZ01 chromosome 12, ASM2559414v2, whole genome shotgun sequence genome carries:
- the LOC142520813 gene encoding cyclin-D5-1-like; this encodes MENFQTVCKEGEASVDEEERDEITSIMEGVEDEDYIQTLLDRELASGGIQVPEGGDWILQGRLGGIHYILEKREFLGLRFRTAYLSAAYLDGFLSRKPIAAEKPWTIKLLSMACLSLAAKMEESTVIPLSGFRWKDFNFESRHVLRMELLVLNTLDWRTALVTPLEFIHFFVKKLYGNSSRNGVSRIVELILHATRNEKIMCHKPSVIGASATLVALDSGLTRVALGLKISPLTSSGVLEIEDCIACYDQIMGLEWGNLKPNQEIKSPKSSPSCSHRVEGGDDTNSSANLLYGPNRRSLEFKESDQIDDVPNKNQNQ